In a genomic window of Variovorax paradoxus:
- a CDS encoding SDR family NAD(P)-dependent oxidoreductase, protein MSTNAASSPSSSPTEPTASRGPSVAWIAGVGASAGLGAALARRFAQEGLVVALTGRTPQQLEAVAAEIAAAGGTAHAFAADVASEAEVHGVGQRVRALGPLSVAVFNASSAARAPTLEISVEQFTQAWRTSTLGGFVFAREALRGLLANPFDGAVPAGRGSLLFTGATAALRGKPPFAAFAAAKAGLRSLSQSLAREFGPQGIHVAHVVIDGGIDGERLRSGSPQRAAQAGEDGLLQLDAIAESYWQLHAQHRSAWTQELDLRPFKEPF, encoded by the coding sequence ATGTCCACGAACGCCGCTTCCTCCCCGTCTTCCTCCCCCACCGAACCCACCGCCTCCCGGGGTCCCTCCGTCGCCTGGATCGCGGGCGTCGGCGCGAGCGCGGGCCTCGGTGCCGCGCTCGCGCGGCGCTTCGCGCAGGAGGGCCTGGTCGTCGCGCTGACCGGCCGCACGCCGCAGCAGCTCGAGGCCGTGGCCGCCGAGATCGCGGCCGCGGGCGGCACGGCCCATGCCTTCGCGGCCGACGTGGCGAGCGAGGCCGAGGTGCACGGCGTCGGCCAGCGCGTGCGCGCGCTCGGGCCGTTGTCGGTGGCGGTGTTCAATGCCTCCAGCGCGGCGCGCGCGCCCACGCTCGAGATCTCGGTCGAGCAGTTCACCCAGGCCTGGCGCACCAGCACGCTCGGCGGCTTCGTGTTCGCGCGCGAAGCGCTGCGCGGCCTGCTGGCCAATCCCTTCGACGGCGCGGTGCCCGCGGGGCGCGGCAGCCTGCTGTTCACCGGCGCCACCGCCGCGCTGCGCGGCAAGCCGCCGTTCGCGGCCTTCGCGGCCGCCAAGGCCGGGCTGCGTTCGCTGAGCCAGAGCCTGGCGCGCGAGTTCGGGCCGCAGGGCATCCATGTCGCCCATGTCGTGATCGACGGCGGCATCGACGGCGAGCGGCTGCGCAGCGGCTCGCCGCAGCGCGCGGCGCAGGCCGGCGAGGACGGGCTGCTGCAGCTCGATGCCATCGCCGAGAGCTACTGGCAGCTGCATGCCCAGCATCGCAGCGCCTGGACGCAGGAACTCGACCTGCGGCCGTTCAAGGAACCCTTCTGA
- a CDS encoding MFS transporter, with translation MNPIEQRTISKMSWRLLPLLMVSYFIAYLDRVNLGFAGAAMSKDLGFSAAVFGSAAGIFFIAYFLFEVPSNMALERFGARRWIARIMFSWGILSAAQAWVGGSTSFNVVRFLLGIAEAGFFPGVIFYITLWFPSAYRARIVGWFMFAIPISTVIGSPISGFILNMDGMGGMHGWQWLFILEAIPSLILTFFVLFYLPDGPKDAKWLTNEERTWLQGTLDAERRNRESINQISWRQSLLNPRVIGLGFVYMGITVPLYGLSFFLPQIIKGFGGLGNVEIGFINAFPYLVGAIAMLFWTRASDARKERKWFLLIPLACIFVGLVLAAETSAPVPKMAAVTLAAFGIFSALPTFWTLPTAILSGTAAAAGIAWINSIGNLGGYIGPTIFGTLKDRMGNDIYAVIFLALLAAVAFVLVLIIGHDARTEQAAAPGRA, from the coding sequence GTGAATCCGATCGAGCAGAGAACCATCTCGAAGATGAGCTGGCGGCTGTTGCCGCTGCTCATGGTCAGCTACTTCATCGCCTACCTCGACCGCGTGAACCTCGGCTTCGCCGGCGCCGCCATGTCGAAGGACCTGGGCTTCAGCGCGGCCGTGTTCGGCAGCGCGGCCGGCATCTTCTTCATCGCCTACTTCCTGTTCGAGGTGCCGAGCAACATGGCGCTCGAGCGCTTCGGCGCGCGCCGCTGGATCGCGCGGATCATGTTCAGCTGGGGCATCCTGTCGGCGGCCCAGGCCTGGGTCGGCGGCTCGACCAGCTTCAACGTCGTGCGCTTCCTGCTCGGCATCGCCGAGGCCGGCTTCTTCCCGGGCGTCATCTTCTACATCACGCTGTGGTTCCCCTCGGCCTACCGCGCGCGCATCGTCGGCTGGTTCATGTTCGCGATCCCGATCTCCACCGTGATCGGCTCGCCGATCTCGGGCTTCATCCTCAACATGGACGGGATGGGCGGCATGCACGGCTGGCAATGGCTGTTCATCCTCGAGGCGATCCCCTCGCTGATCCTGACCTTCTTCGTGCTGTTCTACCTGCCCGACGGTCCGAAGGACGCGAAGTGGCTCACGAACGAGGAGCGCACCTGGCTGCAGGGCACGCTCGACGCCGAGCGGCGCAACCGCGAGTCGATCAACCAGATCTCGTGGAGGCAGTCGCTCTTGAACCCGCGCGTGATCGGCCTGGGCTTCGTCTACATGGGCATCACGGTGCCGCTGTACGGCCTGAGCTTCTTCCTGCCGCAGATCATCAAGGGCTTCGGCGGGCTGGGCAACGTGGAGATCGGCTTCATCAACGCCTTCCCCTACCTGGTGGGCGCGATCGCGATGCTGTTCTGGACCCGCGCCTCCGACGCGCGCAAGGAGCGCAAGTGGTTCCTGCTGATCCCGCTGGCCTGCATCTTCGTCGGCCTGGTGCTGGCGGCCGAGACCAGCGCGCCGGTGCCGAAGATGGCGGCCGTGACGCTCGCGGCCTTCGGCATCTTCAGCGCCCTGCCCACCTTCTGGACCCTGCCCACCGCGATCCTCAGCGGCACCGCCGCGGCCGCGGGCATCGCCTGGATCAACTCGATCGGCAACCTCGGCGGCTACATCGGCCCGACCATCTTCGGCACGCTCAAGGACCGCATGGGCAACGACATCTACGCGGTGATCTTCCTCGCGCTGCTGGCGGCCGTGGCCTTCGTGCTGGTGCTGATCATCGGCCACGACGCGCGCACCGAGCAGGCCGCGGCGCCCGGCCGCGCCTGA
- a CDS encoding pyridoxamine 5'-phosphate oxidase family protein, giving the protein MTHDPHAIQTLAQLQALFGQPGEASLKKEIDWLHPSYRALIEASPFAVLATLGPDGLDASPRGDPPGFVAVKDEKTLWMPERRGNNRIDSLRNIVADPRVALLFLIPGVGETLRVNGRARITADPALLARFAVEGKAPQCVIEIAVDTVFFQCARAIQRSRLWAPRPDEARPDVPTPGAILSALTDAAFDGASYDRELPARQKATLY; this is encoded by the coding sequence ATGACCCACGACCCGCACGCGATCCAGACCCTGGCCCAGCTCCAGGCCCTGTTCGGCCAGCCCGGCGAAGCCTCGCTCAAGAAGGAGATCGACTGGCTGCATCCGTCCTACCGGGCGCTGATCGAGGCCTCGCCGTTCGCCGTGCTCGCCACCCTCGGGCCGGACGGCCTCGATGCCTCGCCGCGCGGCGACCCGCCGGGCTTCGTGGCGGTGAAGGACGAGAAGACGCTGTGGATGCCCGAGCGCCGCGGCAACAACCGCATCGACAGCCTGCGCAACATCGTGGCCGATCCGCGCGTGGCGCTGCTGTTCCTGATCCCGGGCGTGGGCGAGACCCTGCGCGTCAACGGCCGCGCGCGGATCACGGCCGATCCCGCGCTGCTCGCGCGCTTCGCGGTGGAGGGCAAGGCGCCGCAGTGCGTGATCGAGATCGCCGTGGACACCGTGTTCTTCCAGTGTGCGCGTGCGATCCAGCGTTCGCGGCTGTGGGCGCCGCGGCCCGACGAGGCGCGGCCCGACGTGCCCACGCCCGGCGCGATCCTGTCGGCGCTGACCGATGCCGCCTTCGACGGCGCGAGCTACGACCGCGAGCTGCCGGCGCGGCAGAAGGCCACGCTGTACTGA
- a CDS encoding MFS transporter — MSSSSRRSASVPATLAASVSTTDRDSRHAALSLGLALPGDVVLYLLLPMYAAQFGVTLAEAGLLLAANRLVRIAGYGWVADFYARHGDRRTCTLAVAGAVLCCLGYATLSGLWLLLPLRLVWGLCFAAFNLSTQALATADPVGAARRSGRSRAFIALGPVVALPLGAVLAHWSGPRTIFWLLAAVALLGLLAARRLPAAPHPVAVAGKRFQRPNSLDGWSFMEGLALDGLFIVGLSYLGKDLLPGAAVVVAGLLMALRYLSEIALSPVGGRMAERFGAERLLVSLSLITALALVGFGLGWLWSCAALIVVLRALQLPLIAPIVAHRTPGPERVQALAARSTWRDIGAGAGPVLAGLLLPIASSAWVYGVAAALLAGMAIACGRSAAKLEASPDSLHHRPS; from the coding sequence ATGTCATCTTCTTCCCGCCGCTCCGCTTCCGTCCCCGCCACTCTCGCGGCCTCCGTCTCCACCACCGACCGCGACTCCCGCCACGCCGCGCTCTCGCTCGGGCTCGCGCTGCCGGGCGACGTGGTGCTCTACCTGCTGCTGCCGATGTATGCCGCGCAGTTCGGCGTCACGCTCGCCGAGGCGGGGCTGCTGCTCGCGGCCAACCGGCTGGTGCGCATCGCCGGCTATGGCTGGGTGGCCGACTTCTATGCGCGCCACGGCGACCGCCGCACCTGCACGCTGGCCGTCGCGGGCGCGGTGCTGTGCTGCCTCGGCTATGCCACGCTCTCGGGGCTGTGGTTGCTGCTGCCGCTGCGGCTGGTCTGGGGCCTGTGCTTCGCGGCCTTCAACCTTTCGACGCAGGCGCTGGCCACCGCCGACCCCGTGGGCGCCGCGCGCCGCAGCGGTCGCTCGCGCGCCTTCATCGCGCTCGGTCCGGTGGTGGCGCTGCCGCTGGGCGCGGTGCTTGCGCACTGGAGCGGGCCGCGCACCATCTTCTGGCTGCTGGCCGCGGTGGCGCTGCTCGGGCTGCTGGCCGCGCGCCGGCTGCCGGCGGCACCGCATCCGGTCGCGGTGGCGGGCAAGCGCTTCCAGCGGCCGAACAGCCTCGACGGCTGGTCCTTCATGGAAGGGCTGGCGCTCGACGGCCTGTTCATCGTCGGCCTCTCGTACCTCGGCAAGGACCTGCTGCCGGGCGCCGCGGTGGTGGTGGCCGGCCTGCTGATGGCGCTGCGCTATCTCTCGGAGATCGCGCTCAGTCCCGTGGGCGGCCGCATGGCCGAGCGCTTCGGCGCCGAACGCCTGCTGGTGAGCCTGTCGCTCATCACCGCGCTCGCGCTCGTGGGCTTCGGCCTGGGCTGGCTCTGGAGCTGCGCGGCGCTGATCGTGGTGCTGCGCGCGCTGCAGCTGCCGCTGATCGCGCCCATCGTCGCGCACCGCACGCCCGGACCCGAGCGCGTGCAGGCGCTGGCCGCGCGCTCGACCTGGCGCGACATCGGCGCGGGGGCCGGGCCGGTGCTGGCCGGGCTGCTGCTGCCCATTGCCTCGTCGGCCTGGGTCTACGGCGTGGCGGCGGCGCTGCTGGCCGGCATGGCCATCGCCTGCGGGCGCAGTGCCGCGAAACTCGAGGCCTCCCCGGATTCCCTTCACCATCGACCGTCATGA
- a CDS encoding LysR family transcriptional regulator translates to MPSREPPLNAVRAFAAAARHLSFTRAAHELHVTHSAISRQIKGLEAFLGVALFERRIRQVALTAEGQQFFAEVEPALAQIGAAARALQAQGAARTVRINVRPSFAVRWLIPRLPSFVERHPDIEPQVVTSTVMPEQVADSFDIAVRRGLEGWPGAIAVQPFLEDEVLVVGAPALFKAHPLRDLRALAAHVQLSARTRKEDWEAWKKQVGAPRVRPAGRLQFDHLHFVLQAAVDGLGIALAPTSLVSHDLASGRLHSPLPALRMRLERYYYGLAPGAAPEARQVADWFEDMLLAQQAGAG, encoded by the coding sequence ATGCCGTCCCGCGAGCCTCCCCTGAACGCCGTGCGCGCCTTCGCGGCCGCGGCGCGCCACCTGAGCTTCACGCGCGCGGCGCACGAACTGCACGTCACCCACAGCGCGATCAGCCGCCAGATCAAGGGCCTCGAAGCCTTCCTCGGCGTGGCGCTGTTCGAGCGCCGCATCCGCCAGGTCGCGCTGACCGCCGAGGGCCAGCAGTTCTTCGCCGAGGTCGAGCCCGCGCTGGCGCAGATCGGCGCCGCCGCGCGTGCCTTGCAGGCGCAGGGCGCGGCGCGCACGGTACGCATCAACGTGCGGCCCTCGTTCGCGGTGCGCTGGCTGATCCCGCGCCTGCCCTCCTTCGTCGAGCGCCATCCGGACATCGAGCCGCAGGTGGTCACGAGCACCGTGATGCCCGAGCAGGTGGCCGACAGCTTCGACATCGCGGTGCGCCGCGGGCTCGAGGGCTGGCCGGGCGCGATCGCGGTGCAGCCCTTCCTCGAGGACGAGGTGCTGGTGGTCGGCGCGCCCGCGCTGTTCAAGGCCCATCCGCTGCGCGACCTGCGCGCGCTGGCCGCGCACGTGCAGCTGTCGGCGCGCACGCGCAAGGAGGACTGGGAGGCCTGGAAGAAGCAGGTCGGCGCGCCGCGCGTGCGGCCGGCCGGGCGGCTGCAGTTCGACCACCTGCACTTCGTGCTGCAGGCGGCGGTCGACGGCCTGGGCATCGCGCTCGCGCCGACCTCGCTGGTGTCGCACGACCTGGCCTCGGGCCGGCTGCACTCGCCGCTGCCCGCGCTGCGCATGCGGCTCGAGCGCTACTACTACGGGCTTGCGCCGGGCGCGGCGCCCGAGGCGCGGCAGGTGGCGGACTGGTTCGAGGACATGCTGCTGGCGCAGCAGGCCGGCGCGGGCTGA
- a CDS encoding MFS transporter: protein MPSTLPRPFLHLAHANLAAQSAEQLGLAAVPLVAVMAYGAGAAETGLLAAVQTLPFLLLAMPLGLLADRMPRRRLMLRAEVLRALSLLLMLAVLAAPWSARMGIAGMALLGFIGAIGTVAFSVAAPALVPELVPRDALARANGRIELARSAAFAAGPAVAGALVAWTGAGAAFVLAAALSAAAVALLWTLPEPARRMPAARHPWTELREGARFVLRHAWLRPMLLTGAIFNIAWFVLQAGYVPHAVRALGLGARGVGLTLAMYGAGMVAGALLTPRIAARMRSGSAIRVGPFSAVLAAALMASTLHWPSAALAASSLFVFGAGPMVWTISSTTLRQGVTPAGMLGRVSAVFLTVNAGARPVGAALGAAAGALWGEAGCLLLALAGFVLQAAVIALAKLDAAPSDAALRSPT from the coding sequence ATGCCCTCCACCCTGCCCCGCCCCTTTCTCCACCTGGCCCATGCCAACCTCGCGGCGCAGTCGGCCGAGCAGCTCGGCCTGGCCGCGGTGCCGCTGGTCGCGGTGATGGCCTATGGCGCGGGCGCCGCCGAGACCGGGCTGCTCGCGGCCGTGCAGACCCTGCCCTTCCTGCTGCTCGCGATGCCGCTGGGCCTGCTCGCCGACCGCATGCCGCGCCGGCGCCTGATGCTGCGCGCCGAAGTGCTGCGCGCGCTGTCGCTCCTGCTGATGCTCGCCGTGCTGGCGGCGCCGTGGTCGGCGCGCATGGGCATCGCGGGCATGGCGCTGCTGGGGTTCATCGGCGCGATCGGCACCGTGGCCTTCAGCGTCGCGGCCCCGGCGCTGGTGCCCGAACTCGTGCCGCGCGACGCGTTGGCGCGCGCCAATGGCCGCATCGAGCTGGCGCGCAGCGCGGCCTTCGCGGCCGGCCCCGCCGTGGCGGGCGCGCTCGTGGCCTGGACCGGCGCGGGCGCGGCCTTCGTGCTGGCGGCGGCGCTGTCGGCCGCGGCCGTGGCCCTGCTGTGGACGCTCCCCGAGCCGGCGCGCCGCATGCCCGCCGCGCGCCATCCGTGGACCGAGCTGCGCGAAGGCGCGCGCTTCGTGTTGCGCCATGCCTGGCTGCGGCCGATGCTGCTGACCGGCGCCATCTTCAACATCGCCTGGTTCGTGCTGCAGGCCGGCTATGTGCCGCACGCGGTGCGCGCGCTCGGCCTCGGCGCGCGGGGCGTGGGACTCACGCTCGCGATGTATGGCGCGGGCATGGTCGCGGGCGCGCTGCTCACGCCGCGCATCGCGGCGCGCATGAGGTCGGGCAGTGCGATCCGCGTCGGGCCGTTCAGCGCGGTGCTGGCCGCGGCGTTGATGGCGTCGACATTGCATTGGCCCAGCGCCGCGCTCGCGGCCTCCTCGCTGTTCGTGTTCGGCGCCGGGCCGATGGTGTGGACCATCAGCTCGACCACCTTGCGCCAGGGCGTGACACCCGCGGGCATGCTGGGCCGCGTCTCGGCCGTGTTCCTCACGGTGAATGCCGGCGCGCGGCCCGTGGGTGCCGCCCTTGGCGCGGCGGCCGGCGCGCTGTGGGGCGAGGCCGGGTGCCTGCTGCTCGCGCTCGCGGGCTTCGTGCTGCAGGCGGCGGTCATCGCGCTCGCGAAGCTCGATGCCGCACCCTCGGATGCGGCGCTGCGCAGCCCTACTTGA
- a CDS encoding M24 family metallopeptidase has protein sequence MTTNPTHFFCTLAPDGPRFPLDDAGSLLDAALARGVAVPFSCKRGECGSCRAQLLEGSVERIAPPSEAAYQVDAGELLMCQCRATSDLRLRFAHWSAPALAPSRHSAKVLVCEPLTAKVTRLVVELQSAEPFRCAPGQHAQFVLEEGERRSFSIANRPSEEGEANRLEFHIRRMPGGLFTEQRLAALRPADLLELEGPHGAFVWQAPADGIEHLVLLATGTGFAGVRPILQTALASGAFRTVSLYWGVAEARDCYAAEWLDEMARAHAGFRWTAVPSSRVEVKQHVQHAASRAAHDWARTIVYACGNPAMVRDARALLQAEGLPKARFVSEVFLPSTKQVARHPWEKVGATFTRDGILEARRRSMEALPQIAALIEPGMTTGEAIAVADRHLRRLGAAYNWHPTYVRFGPDTQRTSREPVDRQRRLREDDVYTVDLGPVWDGYEGDYGDTFVRGADADHARVTRAARDIFERAQEAWRRGLSGAALYDFASELAGTHGCALVRETAGHRVSDFPHALYGKHRLAEADFVPGDGIWVLEVQVRDLERPIGAFFEDVLLKN, from the coding sequence ATGACGACGAACCCCACGCATTTCTTCTGCACCCTCGCGCCCGACGGCCCGCGATTCCCCCTCGACGACGCGGGCAGCCTGCTCGACGCGGCGCTGGCGCGGGGCGTGGCCGTGCCGTTCTCGTGCAAGCGCGGCGAGTGCGGTTCGTGCCGCGCGCAGCTGCTCGAGGGCAGCGTCGAGCGCATCGCGCCGCCTTCGGAGGCGGCCTACCAGGTCGACGCGGGCGAGCTGCTGATGTGCCAGTGCCGCGCCACCAGCGACCTGCGGCTGCGCTTCGCGCACTGGAGCGCGCCGGCGCTCGCGCCATCGCGGCATTCGGCGAAGGTGCTGGTCTGCGAACCGCTCACGGCCAAGGTCACGCGGCTCGTGGTCGAGCTGCAGAGCGCCGAGCCCTTTCGCTGCGCGCCGGGGCAGCATGCGCAGTTCGTGCTCGAGGAGGGCGAGCGCCGCAGCTTCTCGATCGCCAACCGGCCGTCGGAAGAGGGCGAAGCGAACCGGCTCGAGTTCCATATCCGCCGCATGCCGGGCGGCCTGTTCACCGAGCAGCGTCTCGCGGCGCTTCGACCCGCGGACCTGCTCGAGCTCGAAGGGCCCCACGGCGCCTTCGTCTGGCAGGCACCCGCCGACGGGATCGAGCACCTCGTGCTGCTGGCCACCGGCACCGGCTTCGCGGGCGTTCGGCCGATCCTGCAGACGGCGCTCGCGAGCGGCGCGTTCCGCACGGTGTCGCTCTACTGGGGCGTGGCAGAGGCCCGCGACTGCTATGCGGCCGAATGGCTCGACGAGATGGCACGGGCGCACGCGGGCTTTCGCTGGACCGCGGTGCCGTCTTCGCGCGTGGAGGTCAAACAGCATGTGCAGCACGCGGCATCGAGGGCCGCGCACGACTGGGCGCGGACCATCGTCTATGCCTGCGGCAACCCGGCCATGGTGCGCGACGCGCGCGCGCTGCTGCAGGCCGAGGGGCTGCCGAAGGCGCGCTTCGTCTCCGAGGTGTTTTTGCCGAGCACCAAGCAGGTCGCGCGCCATCCCTGGGAGAAGGTGGGCGCCACGTTCACGCGCGACGGCATCCTCGAAGCGCGCCGCCGCTCGATGGAGGCGCTGCCGCAGATCGCCGCGCTGATCGAACCGGGCATGACCACGGGCGAGGCGATCGCGGTCGCCGACCGACATCTGCGCCGGCTCGGCGCCGCCTACAACTGGCATCCGACCTATGTGCGCTTCGGGCCCGACACGCAGCGCACCTCGCGCGAGCCGGTCGATCGCCAGCGGCGCCTGCGCGAGGACGACGTCTACACCGTCGACCTGGGTCCGGTCTGGGATGGCTACGAGGGCGACTACGGCGATACCTTCGTTCGCGGCGCCGATGCCGACCACGCGCGCGTCACGCGCGCGGCGCGCGACATCTTCGAACGCGCGCAGGAGGCTTGGCGGCGTGGACTGAGCGGCGCCGCGCTCTACGATTTCGCGAGCGAGCTTGCAGGCACGCATGGCTGCGCACTGGTGCGCGAGACGGCCGGCCACCGGGTCTCGGACTTCCCGCATGCGCTCTACGGCAAGCACCGCCTGGCCGAGGCCGACTTCGTTCCGGGCGACGGCATCTGGGTGCTCGAGGTCCAGGTGCGCGACCTCGAACGGCCGATCGGCGCCTTCTTCGAGGACGTGCTTCTTAAGAATTGA
- a CDS encoding PLP-dependent aminotransferase family protein, with protein MRPLSSTPQARRTPSSLDLATEPPREGEAKQAWIYRQIRARILDGALAKGARLPSTRQLAQRWQVSRVTVDAAYDQLRSEGYLVSRAGSGTYVAAQVPDRFLEAGEVKRRPAVPRSRPAWKTDMAPLAATEAYQAFMARVADPSLFPLDLWRRTLQASARRVTAAQLADDDPFGLLALREQIARYLGVARGIACEAERIVVVSGIREGLDLCARLLLAPGDKVLLEDPGYLHAAPIFGQHGRQAVPVPIDAEGFPVAHAREHADARLAHLTPAHQSPSGITMPVSRRLELLSWAEASQAWLVEDDYDSEFSYDSAPLPALKSLDAADRVIHCGSFNKTLFGALRIGYMVLPRALVADFRRARHIAGRSTGVIEQMALARFLESGDFARHVRRARMVYARRRDLVLGGLRAALEPARLHVTGEHAGFHLVWWLPPDMALAPFLRAAAQRGLRFQAISDFCRRKDLPPGLVIGYTAMDDAALRRHVDELRRLIAESR; from the coding sequence ATAAGGCCACTTTCCAGCACCCCGCAGGCCCGGCGCACGCCATCGAGCCTCGATCTCGCGACCGAACCGCCGCGCGAGGGCGAGGCCAAGCAGGCCTGGATCTACCGCCAGATCCGCGCGCGCATCCTCGACGGCGCGCTGGCCAAGGGCGCGCGCCTGCCCTCGACCCGGCAGCTCGCGCAGCGCTGGCAGGTGTCGCGCGTGACCGTCGATGCGGCCTACGACCAGTTGCGCAGCGAGGGCTACCTGGTCAGCCGGGCCGGATCGGGCACCTATGTGGCGGCGCAGGTGCCCGACCGCTTCCTCGAGGCCGGCGAGGTGAAGCGGCGGCCGGCCGTGCCACGTTCCCGGCCCGCCTGGAAGACCGACATGGCGCCGCTCGCGGCCACCGAGGCCTACCAGGCCTTCATGGCACGCGTGGCCGATCCGTCTCTGTTCCCGCTCGATCTCTGGCGCCGCACCTTGCAGGCCAGCGCGCGGCGCGTGACCGCGGCGCAACTGGCCGACGACGATCCCTTCGGGCTGCTGGCGTTGCGCGAGCAGATCGCCCGCTACCTCGGGGTGGCGCGCGGCATCGCCTGCGAGGCCGAACGCATCGTGGTCGTCTCGGGCATCCGCGAAGGGCTCGACCTCTGCGCGCGGCTGCTGCTCGCGCCCGGCGACAAGGTGCTGCTCGAGGACCCCGGCTACCTGCATGCCGCGCCGATTTTCGGCCAGCACGGGCGGCAGGCGGTTCCCGTGCCCATCGATGCCGAGGGCTTCCCGGTCGCGCATGCACGCGAACATGCCGATGCGCGGCTCGCGCATCTCACGCCCGCGCACCAGTCGCCCAGCGGCATCACGATGCCGGTATCGCGCCGGCTCGAGCTGCTGTCGTGGGCCGAGGCCTCGCAGGCCTGGCTGGTCGAGGACGACTACGACAGCGAATTCAGCTACGACAGCGCCCCGCTGCCCGCCCTCAAGAGCCTCGATGCGGCCGACCGCGTGATCCATTGCGGCAGCTTCAACAAGACCCTGTTCGGCGCGCTGCGCATCGGCTACATGGTGCTGCCGCGCGCGCTGGTCGCCGACTTCCGCCGCGCCCGCCACATCGCCGGGCGCTCCACCGGCGTGATCGAGCAGATGGCGCTGGCGCGCTTCCTCGAGAGCGGCGACTTCGCGCGCCATGTGCGGCGCGCGCGCATGGTCTATGCGCGGCGCCGCGACCTCGTGCTCGGCGGCCTGCGCGCCGCGCTCGAGCCCGCGCGGCTGCATGTGACCGGGGAACACGCGGGCTTCCACCTCGTGTGGTGGCTGCCGCCGGACATGGCGCTGGCGCCGTTCCTGCGCGCGGCCGCGCAGCGCGGACTGCGCTTCCAGGCGATCTCGGATTTCTGCCGGCGCAAGGACCTGCCACCAGGGCTTGTGATCGGATACACGGCGATGGACGACGCGGCGCTGCGCCGGCACGTAGACGAGCTGCGGCGGCTGATCGCCGAGTCGCGCTAG
- a CDS encoding methylated-DNA--[protein]-cysteine S-methyltransferase has product MNEALALADEAAVPGFAVFDTALGVCGIAWGPRGLVGVQLPQDDPTLQPALRRMRQRFPELPEAEPNAEARRAIAAVQALLEGAHDDLRDIALDMRGLSDFHRRVYELARRIPPGHTRTYGEIAEELGDKTLARAVGQAMGLNPFAPVVPCHRVLAAGNKPGGFSAGGGALTKLRMLDIEGARPNGMASLF; this is encoded by the coding sequence ATGAACGAGGCGCTTGCGCTCGCCGACGAGGCCGCCGTGCCCGGCTTCGCCGTGTTCGACACCGCGCTCGGTGTCTGCGGCATCGCCTGGGGTCCGCGGGGGCTGGTCGGCGTGCAGTTGCCGCAGGACGACCCCACGCTCCAGCCCGCGCTCAGGCGCATGCGGCAGCGCTTTCCCGAGCTGCCCGAAGCCGAGCCGAATGCCGAGGCGCGACGCGCGATCGCGGCGGTGCAGGCCCTGCTCGAGGGCGCGCACGACGACCTGCGCGACATCGCGCTCGACATGCGCGGCCTGTCCGATTTCCATCGGCGCGTCTACGAGCTCGCGCGGCGCATTCCGCCGGGCCACACGCGCACCTACGGCGAGATCGCCGAGGAACTGGGCGACAAGACGCTGGCGCGCGCAGTGGGCCAGGCCATGGGCCTCAATCCCTTCGCGCCGGTGGTGCCGTGCCACCGCGTGCTCGCGGCCGGCAACAAGCCCGGCGGCTTCTCGGCCGGAGGCGGGGCGCTGACCAAGCTCAGGATGCTCGACATCGAGGGCGCGCGGCCCAACGGGATGGCGTCGTTGTTCTAG